A genomic segment from Candidatus Binatia bacterium encodes:
- a CDS encoding hemolysin family protein, which yields MAHEVGNEVATERTALTNTGQRFYWHVGAAAALGFACGTLAVAAAVILQAWVENWVFSLLGSLLLLLLSPLLALRLLALLAETGNADEPKLLASVGHLWMRLVPSVFPTATGAAEQSDGERAATAVDAKFPNPPPRLSHRVVREVMVPRPDVIGVPADASISRAATIMLEHGVSRAPVFEWDLDGTEGVVHVKDLLAALMRGEGDRPVKEIARPAQFVPETKPLSELLQEMQQGGFHLAVVSDEYGSVSGVVSLEDLIEELVGQIADEFDHEAPEIVPLPDGSYRVQASLPIVDLNELLGVELPHASWNTVGGLVFGLAGRIPEVGTSVELEGVRFVVERVQGRRIVTVLVYPPQRAAGTSSTSRTAS from the coding sequence ATGGCCCACGAAGTTGGGAACGAGGTGGCCACGGAACGAACAGCATTGACGAACACCGGACAGCGCTTTTATTGGCACGTCGGTGCGGCGGCAGCGCTTGGCTTTGCGTGTGGAACCCTAGCGGTGGCCGCGGCAGTCATTCTGCAGGCTTGGGTTGAAAACTGGGTGTTCAGCTTGCTCGGCAGCCTCCTGCTGTTGCTCCTAAGCCCACTCCTGGCGCTGCGGCTGCTCGCTTTACTCGCCGAAACGGGCAATGCGGACGAGCCGAAGTTGCTCGCATCCGTGGGCCACCTGTGGATGCGGCTCGTTCCCAGTGTGTTTCCGACCGCGACGGGCGCGGCAGAACAAAGCGACGGGGAAAGAGCTGCAACTGCGGTCGACGCGAAATTTCCCAACCCTCCCCCACGCTTGTCTCACCGGGTGGTCCGCGAGGTCATGGTTCCGCGACCCGACGTCATTGGTGTACCAGCCGATGCCTCGATATCTCGTGCGGCGACGATCATGCTCGAGCACGGAGTGTCTCGTGCGCCGGTTTTTGAGTGGGATTTGGACGGGACCGAGGGCGTCGTTCATGTGAAGGACCTACTCGCCGCGCTCATGCGCGGCGAAGGTGATCGACCGGTGAAAGAGATCGCCCGCCCAGCACAGTTCGTTCCCGAGACCAAGCCGCTGTCTGAGCTTTTGCAGGAAATGCAGCAAGGCGGGTTTCACTTGGCAGTCGTGAGCGACGAGTATGGATCGGTGAGCGGTGTGGTCAGCTTGGAAGACTTGATCGAGGAACTCGTAGGTCAGATCGCCGACGAGTTCGACCACGAGGCTCCGGAAATCGTACCGCTGCCGGATGGGTCGTATCGGGTCCAGGCGAGCCTGCCGATTGTGGATCTCAACGAACTCCTCGGAGTCGAACTACCGCATGCGAGTTGGAACACCGTCGGAGGCCTGGTGTTCGGTTTGGCAGGGCGGATCCCAGAAGTGGGAACATCCGTCGAGCTCGAGGGAGTTCGGTTCGTGGTCGAGCG
- a CDS encoding DUF3365 domain-containing protein — MRKTLAGAMWALAVVAAVVPIGDAWQLARAQANGVRDIRPEVRTAERAMNLLQQNLQTRLLAALQEGGAVGAVRVCRAAAQEITDTVAREQNIELGRTSHRLRNPVNAPRAWIVPYLEKAAGKPASEVQGAVVDMGDKIGVLRPIATGGMCLVCHGDPRAFTPELRETLAELYPQDRAVGFREGEFRGFMWAEVKKAK, encoded by the coding sequence ATGAGGAAAACACTTGCAGGAGCAATGTGGGCCCTGGCGGTCGTAGCTGCGGTTGTCCCTATTGGCGATGCCTGGCAGCTCGCTCGCGCGCAGGCGAATGGCGTTCGAGACATCCGGCCCGAAGTACGCACGGCGGAGCGGGCGATGAACTTGCTGCAGCAAAACCTACAAACCCGTCTGCTCGCCGCCCTCCAGGAGGGAGGAGCGGTTGGCGCGGTAAGGGTGTGTCGGGCTGCTGCGCAAGAGATCACGGATACCGTTGCGCGCGAACAGAACATCGAGTTGGGGCGCACGAGTCACCGCCTGCGCAATCCGGTCAACGCCCCGCGTGCTTGGATCGTCCCCTACTTGGAAAAAGCCGCCGGAAAGCCAGCAAGTGAGGTGCAAGGGGCGGTGGTCGACATGGGGGACAAGATCGGGGTGTTGCGACCGATTGCGACCGGCGGCATGTGTCTCGTGTGCCACGGTGATCCTCGAGCATTCACTCCCGAATTGCGAGAGACTTTGGCGGAGTTGTACCCTCAGGATCGCGCCGTCGGTTTTCGCGAGGGCGAGTTTCGCGGATTCATGTGGGCCGAGGTCAAGAAGGCAAAATAA
- a CDS encoding metal ABC transporter substrate-binding protein, which yields MVVFNDLPTTEVASPPSPNRGFSVGVPGQLLALGLLLCAAAAQSLAQESLKVVTSLSDFASIARHVGGPSVEVSSLTKGGEDPHFVEAKPSFVKLLAAADILVVAGMDLEVGYLPLLLNNARNARVLPGQAGYVDCSVNIEKLEVPAGPVDRSMGDVHPYGNPHYWLDPINGVHIAWRLAAVFAQLRPEQRSLFEQNAAQFQQQIYTHLAGEVLASKYDVGKLALLQHRGQLLSFLDTQGDREFLAGWWGMLLPNAPIRAVDDHNLWPYFARRFGIAIIGHMEPKPGIPPTTTQLQLLVTLMHREHVRLIFSAPYYDPRHARFLAEATGATIVPLAHLTGSRPGTEDYIEMIEYNVRAVKTAFEAAAKTPGDSR from the coding sequence ATGGTCGTGTTCAACGATTTGCCAACCACAGAGGTTGCCAGTCCACCATCGCCAAACCGTGGGTTCTCCGTGGGTGTGCCTGGGCAACTCCTCGCCCTGGGGTTACTGCTGTGTGCTGCGGCCGCACAATCTTTGGCGCAAGAGAGCCTCAAGGTCGTGACCTCGCTTTCCGACTTTGCAAGCATCGCCCGCCACGTGGGAGGACCATCCGTGGAAGTTTCCTCGCTTACAAAAGGCGGTGAGGATCCGCACTTTGTCGAGGCGAAGCCAAGTTTCGTCAAACTCTTAGCCGCTGCCGACATCCTGGTCGTTGCAGGCATGGATTTGGAAGTGGGCTATCTACCGTTGCTGCTGAACAACGCGCGCAACGCTCGTGTCCTCCCTGGTCAAGCCGGCTACGTCGACTGCTCCGTCAACATCGAAAAACTTGAGGTGCCAGCTGGTCCAGTAGATCGCTCCATGGGAGATGTTCATCCCTACGGGAATCCCCATTACTGGCTGGACCCCATCAACGGCGTCCACATCGCCTGGCGGCTTGCTGCAGTGTTCGCGCAGTTACGGCCGGAGCAGCGCTCGCTGTTCGAGCAAAATGCCGCTCAGTTCCAGCAGCAAATTTACACACACTTGGCCGGAGAGGTGCTGGCATCGAAATACGACGTGGGCAAACTCGCACTGCTGCAACATCGCGGACAACTTCTTTCCTTTCTCGACACCCAGGGCGACCGTGAGTTTCTGGCCGGTTGGTGGGGCATGCTGCTCCCAAACGCACCGATCCGAGCGGTGGACGATCACAATCTTTGGCCCTACTTTGCTCGCCGTTTTGGCATCGCCATCATCGGTCACATGGAGCCGAAGCCGGGGATTCCCCCGACCACCACGCAACTTCAGCTGTTGGTAACGCTGATGCACCGGGAACACGTCCGCTTGATCTTTTCAGCACCTTACTACGATCCGCGCCACGCGCGGTTTCTCGCCGAGGCAACCGGAGCAACGATTGTTCCCCTGGCGCATCTGACTGGTAGCCGTCCCGGAACTGAGGACTACATCGAGATGATCGAGTACAACGTGAGGGCGGTGAAAACTGCCTTTGAAGCGGCGGCGAAAACTCCCGGAGACTCGCGGTGA
- a CDS encoding ABC transporter ATP-binding protein: MRESANSLPPALLSLVGVTVGYGREPVLREVSFTIRQGEFWFFLGGNGAGKTTLVRSLLGLLAPLAGRIQTQSNGPIFKTVGFVPQRCDLNQSLPTTVREFVVLGLVGLNVRRQERARRLAWALETIGLQGLEQKSYWALSGGQRQRCLIARALVRKPRLLILDEPTTGLDPRAEHALFETLRRLHQQEERTIVVVTHDLGLALRYATHVALLHNGRVEAGPVEAVLTRERLQDVFGATAAAGYFRPTLGRHP, encoded by the coding sequence GTGAGAGAATCGGCAAACTCGCTCCCTCCTGCACTCCTCAGCTTGGTCGGAGTCACGGTCGGGTACGGACGAGAGCCCGTGCTTCGCGAGGTGAGTTTCACAATCCGGCAGGGAGAGTTCTGGTTCTTCCTCGGTGGAAACGGCGCGGGTAAAACTACTTTAGTGCGGTCCTTGCTGGGACTACTTGCTCCGCTGGCCGGCCGCATACAGACGCAGTCGAATGGCCCGATTTTTAAGACCGTGGGTTTCGTCCCTCAGCGGTGCGACCTAAATCAAAGCTTGCCCACCACCGTGCGCGAGTTCGTCGTTCTTGGCCTCGTTGGCCTCAACGTTCGGCGTCAAGAGCGTGCGCGTCGGCTCGCTTGGGCTCTCGAAACCATCGGTCTCCAAGGTCTCGAGCAGAAGAGCTACTGGGCCTTATCCGGTGGACAACGCCAACGTTGCCTGATCGCTCGGGCGCTTGTACGCAAGCCTCGCTTACTGATTTTGGACGAGCCCACAACCGGACTGGACCCCCGCGCCGAGCACGCCCTGTTTGAGACCTTGCGGCGGTTACACCAGCAGGAAGAGCGCACGATTGTCGTAGTGACCCATGACCTCGGCCTTGCCCTCCGCTACGCGACTCACGTTGCCCTTCTACACAACGGGCGTGTCGAAGCGGGACCTGTCGAGGCAGTGCTCACCCGCGAGCGGCTGCAAGACGTTTTTGGGGCCACGGCTGCGGCAGGATATTTCCGGCCGACGTTAGGACGCCACCCGTGA
- a CDS encoding metal ABC transporter permease — protein sequence MIQSFIDSWPLFQNTYITGWCLAGLLALVGVAIVARDQIFLGLAVSQASLLGVAFGMWLLATWPHLLTVVADGEWWLSLSGMAFAMLAALATSRARRPGRDSPEAITGWIYAFAGGLAVLVLSRSPHGLEEIHRLLSSTIIGATPSDVLVFAALLAATALAAVRWYEPITLLVMDAEMAGAVGISVRRWNICLALWGAIIIGLAMRVSGLLFTFGCLILPPLVAKNSVREVRSMFWVAPLVAVVTTFCAFIIANRYDFPPGQVAVALQGGLLTLKWVFRRG from the coding sequence GTGATCCAATCGTTTATCGATTCTTGGCCTCTGTTCCAGAATACGTACATCACCGGCTGGTGCCTTGCTGGGCTCCTCGCCTTGGTTGGCGTGGCGATCGTGGCTCGAGATCAAATATTCCTAGGTCTGGCGGTTTCCCAGGCATCTCTTCTCGGAGTTGCCTTCGGCATGTGGCTCCTCGCAACCTGGCCGCATCTGCTCACCGTTGTCGCGGACGGGGAGTGGTGGCTCTCCCTGAGTGGCATGGCGTTCGCGATGCTCGCAGCCTTGGCCACAAGCCGCGCTCGCCGCCCAGGAAGGGACAGCCCTGAGGCCATCACCGGCTGGATTTACGCGTTCGCTGGCGGTCTTGCTGTGCTGGTTCTCTCCCGCAGCCCCCACGGTCTGGAGGAGATCCATCGACTGCTGTCGAGCACCATCATCGGAGCAACGCCGTCCGATGTGCTCGTCTTTGCGGCTCTGCTGGCCGCCACCGCGCTTGCAGCGGTGCGGTGGTACGAACCCATCACGCTGCTGGTCATGGATGCTGAAATGGCCGGCGCCGTCGGCATTTCCGTCCGCCGCTGGAACATTTGTCTTGCCCTGTGGGGGGCAATCATCATTGGACTGGCCATGCGTGTTTCGGGCCTGCTCTTCACGTTCGGCTGTCTCATCCTTCCGCCCCTCGTTGCCAAGAACAGTGTGCGCGAAGTTCGGTCGATGTTTTGGGTCGCACCACTCGTCGCCGTAGTCACGACCTTCTGCGCCTTCATTATCGCTAACCGTT